In Leptospira koniambonensis, the following proteins share a genomic window:
- the argS gene encoding arginine--tRNA ligase: protein MKETETLKQLVLEALKEGVKLYCEKEAPNVSFSDLRIRVEYSREESFGDYSTSFALENSKLLGKKPLDSAALLVSYLQAKTDLFEKVDFTPPGFVNFRISPSFLIQFLENTIQKKELFPKLENPKKINLEFVSANPTGPLNIVSARAAATGEAFANLLKAVGHSVDKEFYVNDYGNQVFLLGVSTMVRIREALGESYSIQENAEDGRSIQEILSQNVIPAEGYRGDYLNIIAKQLLENPNTEKEIKAHLEKKEYSALAEKCSRWTVESNLIWQKKDLDLFGVSFDRFFSETTLHESGKVLGVLENLKKSGKVFEEEGKQIFKSEDYGDDKNRVVVRDDGRPTYLLADIAYHNDKISRGYEKIIDIWGPDHHGYIARLAGAVQALGYPKENFQVIIAQQVNLLMAGQKMKMSKRAGEFQTMEDLLGYLGKHAKDVARYFFTMRSLDSPLDFDLDLAKDESDKNPVFYLQYAHARVCSIFREVGTNSEAKALENLEMTEERKRLLFWISRFPEEVLDAAATLEPHRIANYLQNLARAFTQFYIAKNNRLKDSDESTRLGLARICQATRVVLAEGLALLGVSAPERLEKED, encoded by the coding sequence ATGAAAGAAACGGAAACTCTTAAACAACTCGTTTTAGAAGCTTTAAAGGAAGGAGTAAAACTCTATTGTGAAAAAGAAGCGCCTAACGTTTCTTTTTCTGATCTAAGGATCCGAGTAGAATATTCCAGAGAAGAATCCTTCGGAGATTATTCCACTTCTTTCGCTTTAGAAAATTCCAAACTTCTGGGTAAAAAACCTTTGGATTCGGCTGCACTTCTTGTGAGTTATCTACAAGCCAAGACTGATCTATTCGAAAAAGTGGATTTTACTCCTCCGGGGTTTGTGAATTTCAGGATATCCCCTTCCTTTTTGATCCAGTTCTTAGAAAACACAATTCAGAAAAAAGAACTATTTCCTAAATTAGAAAATCCTAAAAAAATAAACTTGGAATTCGTAAGTGCGAATCCAACTGGACCTTTGAATATTGTATCTGCAAGAGCTGCGGCTACTGGAGAAGCATTTGCAAACTTACTCAAGGCAGTAGGTCATTCGGTAGATAAGGAATTTTACGTAAACGATTATGGAAATCAGGTATTTTTACTTGGTGTTTCCACTATGGTACGGATCAGAGAGGCTCTGGGAGAATCTTATTCTATCCAAGAGAATGCAGAAGATGGAAGATCCATCCAAGAAATACTTTCTCAGAATGTGATCCCAGCGGAAGGATATAGAGGAGATTACCTCAATATCATCGCTAAACAATTATTAGAAAATCCGAATACTGAAAAAGAGATCAAAGCCCATCTTGAAAAGAAGGAATATTCTGCACTCGCTGAAAAATGTTCCCGTTGGACTGTAGAATCCAATTTGATCTGGCAGAAAAAAGATCTGGATCTATTCGGAGTAAGTTTTGATAGATTTTTCTCTGAGACCACACTTCACGAATCCGGAAAAGTTTTGGGTGTACTCGAAAACCTAAAAAAATCCGGCAAAGTATTTGAAGAAGAAGGTAAACAGATCTTTAAATCCGAGGATTATGGAGACGACAAAAATCGTGTAGTGGTCCGTGATGATGGACGTCCTACATACCTTCTCGCAGACATAGCGTACCATAATGATAAAATTTCCAGAGGTTATGAGAAGATCATAGATATCTGGGGACCGGACCATCACGGGTATATCGCAAGGCTTGCGGGCGCAGTCCAGGCACTAGGTTATCCTAAAGAAAATTTCCAAGTGATCATTGCTCAACAAGTCAATCTTCTCATGGCTGGCCAGAAGATGAAGATGAGTAAACGTGCGGGAGAATTTCAGACCATGGAAGATCTTCTGGGTTATTTGGGAAAACATGCAAAAGATGTTGCACGCTACTTCTTCACAATGAGGTCCCTGGACTCTCCTCTTGATTTTGATCTGGATCTAGCAAAGGATGAGTCTGATAAAAATCCAGTATTCTATCTGCAATATGCTCACGCGAGAGTTTGCTCTATTTTTAGAGAAGTAGGAACTAACTCCGAAGCAAAAGCATTAGAAAATCTTGAAATGACAGAAGAGAGAAAAAGACTTCTTTTCTGGATCTCTCGTTTTCCGGAAGAAGTTTTGGATGCTGCTGCGACTTTAGAACCTCATAGAATTGCAAATTATTTACAGAATCTTGCAAGAGCATTCACTCAATTCTATATAGCAAAGAATAATCGACTGAAAGATTCGGATGAGTCTACAAGACTCGGACTCGCAAGAATTTGCCAAGCTACTCGCGTAGTTCTTGCAGAAGGTTTGGCTCTACTTGGAGTTTCTGCTCCAGAAAGATTGGAGAAAGAAGATTGA
- a CDS encoding CinA family nicotinamide mononucleotide deamidase-related protein yields MNSPRVTVISTGSELTAGRSQDTNSSWIANELFGLGYSTQKFLVLPDDPKLITDELKNLASEASKENPVLLVMTGGLGPTEDDYTLEVVCELTSSKAVLNEKAHDRLQALYRLRGKGFQEALTTALRQVSIPSNSTVLNNSVGIAPGFWSELQPGAYLACMPGVPSEMVTMFKEELVPLIQKQFHSGELHSDFLFIWGMSESLFQQEFIEGIEPLKNGKAVWGVAAKKGFIRVTYQSEDKNLVQELIQKTKEKYRGLCTGDLFEEFPKLLSERKLTIGTIESCTGGLAAKILTDRAGSSDYFLGSVVSYSNLIKENIVGVKKETLEAHGAVSEETAIEMADNGAKLLGTDLAISITGIAGPGGGTPTKKVGTVFIGTHIKGEKTEVKELFLPFKRELFREVVAATSLYLMYNRLRKLV; encoded by the coding sequence TTGAATTCACCTAGGGTCACAGTCATTTCCACAGGTTCAGAACTGACAGCAGGAAGAAGCCAAGATACAAATTCTTCCTGGATTGCAAACGAACTTTTCGGATTAGGATATTCTACTCAAAAGTTCCTGGTCCTGCCTGATGATCCTAAATTGATCACCGATGAACTAAAAAACTTAGCTTCCGAGGCTTCTAAGGAAAATCCAGTCCTTCTTGTGATGACAGGCGGCCTTGGGCCAACTGAAGATGATTATACTTTAGAAGTGGTATGTGAACTCACTTCTTCGAAAGCCGTCCTGAATGAAAAAGCTCATGACAGGCTCCAAGCATTATATCGTCTTCGCGGAAAAGGATTCCAAGAAGCGCTGACTACAGCATTAAGACAGGTTTCTATTCCATCTAATTCTACCGTTTTGAATAATTCTGTAGGAATTGCTCCCGGGTTCTGGTCGGAACTCCAACCAGGTGCTTACTTAGCCTGTATGCCGGGTGTTCCATCCGAAATGGTGACCATGTTCAAAGAGGAATTGGTCCCTTTAATCCAAAAACAATTCCATTCAGGTGAACTACATTCAGATTTTCTGTTTATCTGGGGAATGAGTGAGTCTTTATTCCAACAGGAATTTATAGAAGGGATTGAACCATTAAAGAATGGTAAAGCAGTTTGGGGAGTGGCCGCTAAAAAAGGATTTATCCGAGTCACTTACCAATCTGAAGACAAAAATTTAGTACAAGAACTAATCCAAAAAACAAAAGAGAAATATCGCGGACTTTGCACCGGAGATTTATTCGAAGAATTTCCCAAACTTCTCTCAGAAAGAAAACTCACCATCGGAACGATAGAAAGTTGTACTGGCGGACTGGCTGCTAAGATACTTACGGACCGTGCAGGTTCTTCAGATTATTTTTTGGGATCTGTGGTAAGTTATTCGAATCTGATCAAAGAAAATATAGTTGGGGTTAAAAAAGAGACCTTGGAAGCTCACGGAGCAGTCAGCGAAGAAACCGCAATAGAGATGGCAGATAACGGAGCAAAACTTCTCGGAACGGATCTGGCGATCAGTATTACTGGTATTGCAGGTCCAGGCGGTGGAACTCCTACAAAAAAAGTAGGAACTGTATTTATAGGAACCCATATCAAGGGTGAAAAAACAGAAGTGAAGGAACTCTTTCTTCCATTCAAGAGAGAGCTTTTCCGAGAAGTGGTGGCCGCTACTTCTCTTTATCTAATGTACAATCGATTGAGGAAACTCGTATGA
- a CDS encoding response regulator transcription factor: MSNHRILVVEDIHSIREAVKDILVRDYEVFDAENYDEAVKILSNEHVDLVITDIRMPGKSGLDLIKTIQKEYPTVQYSLMTAYNINDYINFAYQHDIWNIIPKYSFLDINLITVMVKKLLYKDIFGVEKYFGPDFKILEGNIEEEFLVPPENGIVFRKISSDKDRNYICNRVGKFLIEKGAPNAVQQILEELTSNAMIRAPRDSKGNSKYQYELPSRDLLVPLEHIQLAETDYFEIGYGIAENSYIVVVRDHFGSLNKKEILKRLDRHITVDSPTGLPAGLADSHGRGLYICREISDQLIFNIEKDTRTEIIALLDKQTNKGYKSLSIYEV; the protein is encoded by the coding sequence TTGTCCAATCATCGTATCTTAGTAGTAGAAGATATACACTCCATCCGGGAAGCGGTAAAAGATATCCTGGTCAGAGATTACGAAGTTTTCGACGCAGAAAATTACGATGAAGCAGTCAAAATCCTTTCTAACGAGCATGTGGATCTGGTTATCACAGATATTCGTATGCCAGGAAAATCGGGATTAGATCTGATCAAAACAATCCAAAAGGAATACCCAACAGTTCAGTATTCCTTGATGACTGCTTATAATATTAACGATTATATAAACTTCGCCTACCAACATGATATCTGGAATATCATTCCTAAATATTCATTCTTGGACATCAATCTGATCACTGTGATGGTCAAAAAACTTTTGTACAAAGATATATTCGGAGTAGAAAAATACTTCGGCCCAGATTTCAAGATATTAGAAGGAAACATAGAAGAAGAATTCTTAGTTCCACCTGAAAACGGAATTGTATTCCGTAAAATCAGTTCCGACAAGGACCGCAATTATATCTGTAATCGTGTTGGCAAATTCCTGATCGAAAAAGGAGCACCGAATGCGGTCCAGCAAATCTTAGAAGAGCTTACTTCTAATGCGATGATCCGTGCGCCAAGAGACTCCAAAGGAAATTCTAAATACCAATATGAACTTCCTTCTAGAGACTTACTCGTTCCTTTAGAACATATACAACTCGCAGAAACTGATTATTTTGAGATTGGATACGGCATCGCAGAGAATTCTTATATTGTGGTAGTCCGAGATCATTTCGGTTCTTTGAACAAAAAAGAGATTTTAAAACGTTTGGACAGACATATCACTGTGGATAGTCCAACAGGTTTGCCTGCAGGTCTTGCAGATTCTCATGGTCGTGGTTTGTATATCTGTAGAGAGATCTCGGATCAGTTGATCTTTAATATAGAAAAAGACACAAGGACAGAGATTATCGCCCTATTAGATAAACAGACAAATAAGGGTTATAAGTCTCTTTCTATTTATGAGGTTTGA
- a CDS encoding LIC_12097 family sensor histidine kinase: MSSLMENLHERAEELQAILDGITEPLVLIDSGFRVRRVNKATLEFSSEPDFPSILGRKCYEILYNRSAVCPYCPMKDHHENEPDFDAQFEGKGEVGREIFHVANDQKETLYLDFFPIRKDGSIVSIVEKISNITRIKEKEEENLRIRNLASLGIFISGVAHELNNPLTGMSLTLQNLMNNLSSMDPAFFRKRLEMIKEDLTRAAMIVLDVISFAKPDKLVTTTADIHETIMKAKDSVTWVYPVLSKNTEWEILSEPGMTFQFNPVKMERLFINLFKNSLQAYDYGEGKIKVEVRRTRNMMHIFVEDTAGGIPEDMLDKIFSPFFSKNKSGIGTGLGLSICHSIVREHSGELTVRSYDRRTRFKISLPLVQPKGN, translated from the coding sequence ATGTCATCCCTAATGGAAAACCTCCACGAAAGAGCGGAGGAACTCCAAGCAATTCTGGACGGAATCACAGAGCCCCTAGTTTTAATAGACTCGGGCTTCAGGGTCCGTCGTGTAAACAAGGCCACTCTTGAATTTTCGAGTGAGCCTGACTTCCCTTCTATCCTCGGCAGAAAATGTTACGAAATTCTGTACAACCGTTCTGCAGTTTGTCCTTACTGTCCAATGAAGGATCATCACGAAAACGAACCTGACTTCGACGCACAATTCGAAGGAAAGGGAGAAGTTGGACGTGAAATTTTTCACGTTGCGAATGACCAAAAGGAAACATTATACTTAGATTTTTTCCCAATTCGTAAAGACGGAAGTATTGTTTCCATAGTGGAGAAGATCAGCAATATTACTCGTATCAAAGAAAAAGAAGAAGAGAATCTTAGGATACGTAACCTTGCTTCTCTTGGTATTTTTATCTCCGGTGTTGCTCATGAGTTGAATAATCCACTCACAGGAATGAGTCTCACACTTCAAAACTTGATGAATAATTTATCCAGTATGGATCCTGCTTTTTTTCGGAAACGATTGGAGATGATCAAAGAAGATCTGACTCGTGCAGCGATGATCGTTTTAGATGTGATCAGTTTTGCTAAACCTGATAAATTAGTAACTACAACCGCAGATATTCATGAAACCATAATGAAGGCTAAAGACTCAGTTACATGGGTTTATCCTGTTCTTTCTAAAAACACTGAATGGGAAATTTTGAGCGAACCTGGTATGACCTTCCAATTTAATCCGGTCAAGATGGAGAGATTATTCATTAATCTTTTCAAAAACTCTCTACAAGCTTACGATTATGGAGAAGGTAAGATCAAAGTAGAAGTCAGACGCACTCGTAATATGATGCATATTTTTGTGGAAGATACAGCGGGAGGAATTCCAGAAGATATGCTGGATAAAATTTTCTCCCCGTTCTTTTCCAAAAATAAGTCAGGGATCGGAACTGGTCTCGGACTTTCTATCTGCCACTCCATTGTAAGAGAACATTCAGGAGAATTGACTGTTCGTTCTTATGATAGAAGGACCAGATTTAAAATTTCTCTTCCATTAGTACAGCCAAAAGGAAACTAA
- the lenA gene encoding endostatin-like outer membrane lipoprotein LenA, with amino-acid sequence MLLLLSFVSLNAQNQDGTKSQNNSSSSSTQMLNQRILRAYESLSVARELLKFERMDALPIGTLVTWVGNYPNRKGVKITKFSVTQSPTPGGIERAEEKSILLEFNGSTLSKVVSEIKTANYSAEDTIMIRMTDTTPLDNNVDDLVIYADKNGREAEYPLNYLPDEGVNRDRSEFKKEFYLKLIEDFFVHVLRLQEMQSQHSSRNQKKLLQSYKESLEY; translated from the coding sequence CTGCTCCTTCTTCTTTCCTTTGTTTCCTTAAACGCTCAGAACCAGGATGGGACAAAATCCCAGAACAATTCCTCGTCTTCTTCTACCCAAATGTTGAACCAACGTATCTTACGTGCTTATGAAAGCCTGAGTGTTGCGAGAGAACTTTTGAAATTCGAAAGAATGGATGCTCTTCCGATTGGGACCTTGGTAACTTGGGTGGGAAATTATCCAAACCGTAAAGGTGTGAAGATCACTAAGTTTTCCGTGACCCAATCTCCTACTCCAGGCGGGATAGAGAGAGCGGAAGAAAAGTCCATTCTTCTGGAATTTAACGGTTCTACTCTTTCTAAGGTGGTTTCTGAAATTAAAACTGCGAATTATTCTGCGGAAGACACGATCATGATCCGAATGACGGACACGACTCCTTTAGATAATAATGTGGATGATCTGGTGATTTACGCGGATAAGAACGGTAGAGAGGCAGAATATCCTCTGAATTACCTACCTGATGAGGGGGTAAACCGGGATAGATCGGAGTTTAAGAAAGAATTTTACTTAAAACTGATCGAGGATTTTTTTGTTCACGTTCTAAGACTCCAAGAAATGCAGTCTCAACATTCTTCCAGAAATCAAAAAAAATTACTGCAAAGTTATAAAGAATCCCTAGAATATTGA
- the secG gene encoding preprotein translocase subunit SecG: MGFITGTILVLFVFVSLFLILLVMIQTGKGGMGGVLGGGASQSVFGSSTADVLTKATRVAGLTFLALSLILSFLFAKTSGYNTTPTPEILPPPIAEEAQGNQGGTNAQESAPNTAPSTEAPAQPKP; encoded by the coding sequence ATGGGCTTTATCACCGGAACCATTCTTGTTCTTTTCGTTTTCGTCAGTCTATTTCTGATCCTTCTTGTTATGATCCAAACAGGCAAAGGTGGAATGGGTGGAGTTCTTGGTGGAGGAGCAAGCCAATCTGTTTTTGGTTCCTCTACTGCGGATGTTTTGACTAAAGCAACCAGAGTTGCTGGACTCACTTTTTTGGCCCTATCTCTGATTCTTTCTTTCCTTTTTGCGAAGACTAGCGGATACAATACCACTCCAACGCCTGAGATCCTTCCTCCACCTATTGCGGAAGAGGCCCAGGGCAACCAAGGAGGGACAAATGCCCAAGAATCCGCGCCTAATACCGCACCAAGCACAGAAGCTCCAGCGCAACCTAAGCCTTAA